A stretch of DNA from Deinococcus aerius:
GCGCGGGCCTGGGCCTCGGGGGACAGGGTGCTGCGGAGGGTGCTCCACTTCTTAGCCACGGTCTTCCTCCTCCCTTTGCAGGGTTTGCAGGTGAGCGTCGTAGAGGTTGTCCGCCTGGGGGACGAAAAAGACGCCCCAGGCTAACTGGGGCGCGAAGACTAGCTCAGCCTAATGTGCTGGATCGAGTATGCAGGCTGAGCGTATGAGCTGGAGCGAACACACCTAAGAAGACATACGTGACGCGCCTCCTATTGAGGCTCAGAATGCACGAGATACGCTCGGGTTCCCCAACCTGTTGCACTCCGTGCAGCCGAGCCTCCGTCCGATGGAATTCCAGCGGGCGGAGCTTCGTTAACCACGCTGGTTCCGACTTTGTACGATGCGGAGGCTCCGCACGTCTGTAGGTCGGCTCACGCTTGGGCAGCCATTCGGTATTACATAGTCTGGGTGGTTGAAACTTCTGTGCCTATGCCCTAGAGTCAACTCGTCAGGCAATCCCGACCATTGCTGTATCAGCCGCCCCGAGCGATAGGGGACTGAAACAGACTTTGCAGCACCGACGGGCTTGCCTGTTTTTCTGCCGTCACCCAATGACGCCTCTCTCTGCCAAGGTCACTCCGTGGACACCTCTTCCGCCCTGCGAAGTCTTTTCGGCCTGAACCCCTACCCCTACCAGCAGCGTGTCGGGGAGACGCTTCTGAGCGGCCGGAACGTCATCCTCCGCGCTCCAACGGGGTCAGGGAAGACGGAGGCGGCCCTCGGTCCTTTCCTGCTGGCCCGGCAGGAGGAGCGCCGGGACTTTCCCCTCCGCTGCATCTTCGCCTCCCCGATGCGGACGCTGGCGCAGGACCTGTATGAGCGTATGGGCGAAGTCAACAAGAAGGCCGCGCTGGGGCTGGATATCCGCCTTCACACCGGCGAGGACCCGCAATCGCCGCTGCTGGAGGGCGACATCATCATCACGACCGTCGACCAACTGCTCAGCAATTACCTGCATGTGCCGTACTCGCAGAGCCAGCGCAGCCGCAACATCGGTGCGGGCGGCGTGGTGGCGAGTTACGTCGTGCTGGACGAGTTCCACCTCTTTGATCCGCAGCGGGCCTTCCGCACCGCCCTGGAGATGGCGCGCGCACTGTCGGGCGTCACGCCTTTCCTGTTCATGACGGCCACCATGTCTGGGGACCTCACACGGGAGCTGGCCGAGGCGGTGGGGGCTGAGTTCATCACGCCGAGCCAGGCGGAATTGGACGTGATGACCAGCCAGCAGAAGACCCGCCAGTTCCGTCAGGTGGAGGCCCCGCTGACGGCGCAGGCCGTGGCCGAGGCGCACGGGCGGCGCAGCATCGCCATCGCCAACACCGTGGACCGCGTGCAGACGCTGTACGCCGATTTGCAGCGGCTTCAGCGCGAGGGGCATCCCAACTTGCAGGGGGTGACCCTCGCCCTGCTGCACTCGCGCTTCTTCCCCACGCACCGGGGCGCCCACGAGCAGCGCCTGAAAACGCTGCTGGGCAGGGAGTCGCAGGAAAAGGTCATCCTGGTCGCGTCGCAGGCGGTCGAAGTCGGCATCGACATCAGCTCCGAGGAACTGCATACCGAAGTCTGCCCCGCGAACGCCCTGCTTCAACGGGCCGGCCGGAATGCGAGGTACGCGGGAGAGCGCGGTGTGGTCAGCGTGTACGCCCTGCCGCTCACGGAGAAGGGCGAGTGGGACGTGTTGCCGTACAAGGGGCAGGAGGACGTGATCCGGGCCACCTGGGAGGCGCTGGCCGAACTGCCCTCACCCGTCCACCCCGAGGCCGAGGATCGGCTGATCGACGCGGTGCATACGGCGGGCGACCGGAAGAACTGGGAGGGATATCTCGCCACCCGCCAGACCACCCACAGCGACAGGATGAAGTCGGCCTTCCTGGGCGACCGGGCCATGCGGCCCGAACTCATCCGCGACATCCAGAACGTCAGCCTGCTGATCGTGCCGCCGGAAACCGACCTGTCCACCTGGGACGAGGTGAACCGCCATGA
This window harbors:
- the cas3 gene encoding CRISPR-associated helicase Cas3'; this encodes MDTSSALRSLFGLNPYPYQQRVGETLLSGRNVILRAPTGSGKTEAALGPFLLARQEERRDFPLRCIFASPMRTLAQDLYERMGEVNKKAALGLDIRLHTGEDPQSPLLEGDIIITTVDQLLSNYLHVPYSQSQRSRNIGAGGVVASYVVLDEFHLFDPQRAFRTALEMARALSGVTPFLFMTATMSGDLTRELAEAVGAEFITPSQAELDVMTSQQKTRQFRQVEAPLTAQAVAEAHGRRSIAIANTVDRVQTLYADLQRLQREGHPNLQGVTLALLHSRFFPTHRGAHEQRLKTLLGRESQEKVILVASQAVEVGIDISSEELHTEVCPANALLQRAGRNARYAGERGVVSVYALPLTEKGEWDVLPYKGQEDVIRATWEALAELPSPVHPEAEDRLIDAVHTAGDRKNWEGYLATRQTTHSDRMKSAFLGDRAMRPELIRDIQNVSLLIVPPETDLSTWDEVNRHERIGVTWVNFAALEANREALGLNFDHEVNWLARVPREVEPERRKGQGGDSRQPTRLEWLPVNTAEQLRNEPLVQVNPTFVFYNRQEGFRWTTPEGGQLGVADFPPVHARRPSGERPDYWYTYETYEEHIDRVLKASRKHAADVWRVCPKVDQKFGLPAGTMELALKAAIAGHDIGKLSVGWQDWTRRWQAEQVQEYAGRLLWNGVEEAARHGAKAQAKGEYCAHTDYHPAYDKERNKRMGPRPPHAGESAAVLVSAFGQVLRTSIGDDRKARSVMLGICGAVSRHHSASATGETDAWRLDDGAWLEIRRVFKQVADAELDAAALAKVQKGGVSSVIKPLPLSPSDPLAWMIYTLTSRALRLGDTRSFEDVRWKEETL